A stretch of the Streptomyces ortus genome encodes the following:
- a CDS encoding enoyl-CoA hydratase-related protein produces the protein MTAAPSVDEVRLEIDQHVARVTLDRPKVLNAVGARTLQHLNEAWERIESDPEVRVVVLTGGGDRAFCTGADMSAEETGRTGSEYWATLDPNGFGGLSLRTTLDVPVIARVNGYALGGGMEMVLGCDIVVAAEHAQFGLTEPRVGRVPLDGGVTQLVRRIPHTRAMGMLLTGRRASAAELAGMGLVNEVVPAEQLDEAVNRWVADVLACAPTSLRAIKQMVQRTAHLTSQEARATQLPALMAALDSEDSREGVRAFREKRPPNWPGH, from the coding sequence GTGACCGCGGCGCCCTCCGTGGACGAAGTGCGCCTGGAGATCGACCAGCACGTCGCCCGTGTGACCCTCGACCGACCCAAGGTGCTCAACGCCGTCGGCGCCAGGACGCTCCAGCACCTCAACGAGGCCTGGGAACGCATCGAGTCGGACCCCGAGGTCCGTGTCGTCGTCCTGACCGGCGGAGGTGACCGAGCGTTCTGCACCGGCGCCGACATGTCCGCCGAAGAGACCGGCAGGACCGGCTCGGAGTACTGGGCCACTCTCGACCCCAACGGTTTCGGCGGCCTGTCCCTGCGCACCACCCTCGACGTCCCTGTGATCGCCCGGGTGAACGGGTACGCCCTCGGCGGTGGCATGGAGATGGTCCTGGGCTGCGACATCGTGGTCGCGGCCGAACACGCCCAGTTCGGGCTCACAGAGCCCCGAGTCGGACGCGTCCCACTCGACGGAGGAGTCACCCAGCTCGTCCGCCGCATACCCCATACCCGGGCGATGGGCATGCTGCTCACCGGGCGGCGGGCGAGCGCTGCTGAACTCGCCGGGATGGGACTGGTCAACGAGGTGGTGCCGGCCGAGCAGTTGGACGAGGCGGTCAACCGCTGGGTCGCCGACGTTCTCGCTTGCGCTCCCACCTCGCTGCGCGCCATCAAGCAGATGGTGCAGCGCACCGCGCACCTGACCAGTCAGGAGGCGCGGGCGACCCAACTGCCCGCGCTGATGGCAGCCCTGGACAGCGAGGACAGCCGCGAGGGCGTCCGAGCCTTCCGGGAAAAACGCCCACCGAACTGGCCCGGGCACTGA